A region of the Campylobacter cuniculorum DSM 23162 = LMG 24588 genome:
TCCTGCGGCGTGCCGATGCCATGCATTTTTTCTTCTTCTATATTATAAATTCCAAATTTTAACCCTTTCTTAATGGCATAATTATAAACAGGAGCGGTATAAAATTCATTATTAATTCTGTCATTTTCTAAAATCATTTGTAAGGCATTATCTACAAAAAATTTACCTTTAGAAAAAAGATAAATTCCAACGGTGGCAAATTTTGAGATGACTTGTTTTTCTCTCACCTCTACAACAAGATTATGTTCAATTTTGACAAAAGACCATTTATTGTCTTTTTTACTATCAATAAAGCAAAGTAAAGACCCATCAAGCTTTCTTATTTTACAATCTTCAATAAAATCCTTTAGATTTAAATCAACAATCTGGTCAGAATTTGCAATAATCAAAGGTGTGTCGTTATTGATAAATTCCCTTGCAAAAAGCACTGTGCAAGCTGTGCCTTCGGTAAGTTTATCAATACCTATAAATAACACATTGAAATCCTTTTTTATTTGTTCGCAAAGAATTTTTTCAGATTCTAAATGTTCTTTTCTTAAAATAATAATAAATCTCGCATCATCACAGGCGAGATTTTCTAAAACCCTAACAATCATAGCTTTTCCTAAGACATCAATAAAAGGCTTAGCTTTTTTAAATCCTTCTTTGGCGAAGCGACTTCCAAGTCCTGCGGCAGGGATAACAATATTTATCATTCTTTTTCTCCTAAGTATTTATCATTTTTGGCACAAGGAAGTTTGACAACAACATTTATAGTATTTTCTAAAGCTTTAAAATCTGTGGATTCATTAGGTTCTATTACAATAATATCACCCTTTGAGTAAATTTTATCATTCATTAAGACCTTGCCTTCT
Encoded here:
- a CDS encoding glycosyltransferase family 2 protein, producing the protein MNIVIPAAGLGSRFAKEGFKKAKPFIDVLGKAMIVRVLENLACDDARFIIILRKEHLESEKILCEQIKKDFNVLFIGIDKLTEGTACTVLFAREFINNDTPLIIANSDQIVDLNLKDFIEDCKIRKLDGSLLCFIDSKKDNKWSFVKIEHNLVVEVREKQVISKFATVGIYLFSKGKFFVDNALQMILENDRINNEFYTAPVYNYAIKKGLKFGIYNIEEEKMHGIGTPQDLKKYLEFKKNAKD